From a single Paraburkholderia sp. FT54 genomic region:
- a CDS encoding S10 family serine carboxypeptidase-like protein, with protein sequence MTNTESASVSPQPSHNSHASGVPSPAPAPASAPHKAKDQPFFDPVAYGNGPDDSVTETDESAAITHHSINIGGHKINYTATVGHLVIVDPSSSKPEARMFYVAFTQDNQKEEARPVTFFYNGGPGSSSVFVLLGSFAPRRIKTSMPSFTPPAPYSMEDNPDSLLDKSDLVFINPVGTGYSAAIAPKKNRDFWGVDQDADAIKQFIKRFLTRNNRWNSPKYLFGESYGTARSCVLAYRLHEDGVDLNGITLQSSILDYTQAGNPVGVLPTAAADAWYHKKLGIAPRPTDLGTFAEEVAQFARTDYLAALRKFPTTDTATVEKVSEYTGIDKTTLLAWSLDIASYDSRGNSLFLTTLLKSKGLALGEYDGRVTAIGTGIAGKIDPNSGGNDPTMTAVTGVYTTMWNVYLNEQLKYTSNSSFTDLNDQAFQYWDFSHIDPTGAQKGVDAKGNVILYTAGDLAAVMALNPDLKVLSANGFFDYVTPFYQTVLDLQQMPLLSQQVRQNLSARFYPSGHMVYLDGGSRTALKADLAKMYDTTVSNTQALLRIRALQARVPK encoded by the coding sequence ATGACGAATACCGAGTCAGCTTCTGTTAGTCCGCAGCCTTCGCACAATTCGCATGCTTCGGGCGTCCCGTCGCCCGCGCCCGCGCCGGCCAGCGCGCCGCATAAGGCCAAGGATCAGCCGTTCTTCGATCCGGTCGCCTACGGCAACGGGCCGGACGATTCCGTCACCGAGACCGATGAAAGTGCCGCGATCACGCATCATTCGATCAACATCGGTGGACACAAGATCAACTACACGGCGACGGTGGGCCACCTCGTCATCGTCGACCCGAGCAGTTCGAAGCCGGAAGCCAGGATGTTCTACGTGGCGTTCACGCAGGACAACCAGAAGGAAGAAGCCCGGCCGGTGACGTTCTTCTATAACGGCGGCCCGGGTTCGTCGTCGGTGTTCGTGCTGCTGGGCTCGTTCGCGCCGCGCCGCATCAAGACGTCGATGCCGAGCTTCACGCCACCCGCGCCGTATTCGATGGAAGACAATCCGGACAGCCTGCTCGACAAGAGCGACCTCGTCTTCATCAACCCGGTCGGCACCGGCTACTCGGCGGCGATCGCGCCGAAGAAGAACCGTGACTTCTGGGGCGTCGACCAGGACGCGGACGCGATCAAGCAGTTCATCAAGCGTTTTCTGACCAGGAACAACCGCTGGAATTCGCCGAAATATCTGTTCGGCGAGTCGTACGGCACGGCGCGCAGTTGCGTGCTCGCTTACCGCTTGCACGAAGACGGCGTGGATCTGAACGGCATTACGCTGCAATCGTCGATTCTCGACTACACGCAGGCCGGCAACCCGGTCGGCGTGCTGCCCACGGCGGCCGCGGACGCGTGGTATCACAAGAAGCTCGGCATCGCGCCGCGCCCGACCGATCTCGGCACGTTCGCCGAAGAAGTCGCGCAGTTCGCGCGCACCGACTATCTGGCCGCCTTGCGTAAGTTTCCGACTACCGACACGGCAACGGTCGAAAAGGTCAGCGAATACACCGGCATCGACAAAACGACCCTGCTCGCGTGGAGTCTGGACATCGCGTCGTACGACAGCCGGGGCAATTCGCTGTTCCTGACCACGCTGCTGAAATCCAAAGGTCTTGCGCTCGGAGAGTACGACGGACGGGTGACAGCGATCGGCACGGGCATCGCCGGCAAGATCGACCCGAATTCCGGCGGCAACGACCCGACCATGACGGCCGTCACCGGCGTCTACACGACGATGTGGAACGTGTATCTGAACGAGCAGCTGAAGTACACGTCGAATTCGTCGTTCACGGATCTGAACGACCAGGCCTTTCAGTACTGGGACTTCAGTCATATCGATCCGACCGGTGCGCAGAAGGGCGTCGACGCGAAAGGCAACGTCATTCTGTACACGGCCGGCGACCTGGCCGCCGTGATGGCGCTCAATCCCGACCTGAAGGTGCTGTCGGCGAATGGCTTCTTCGACTACGTGACGCCGTTTTATCAGACCGTGCTCGATCTGCAGCAAATGCCGCTGCTCAGTCAGCAGGTTCGGCAGAACCTGTCGGCGCGCTTTTATCCGTCGGGGCATATGGTCTATCTCGACGGTGGATCGCGCACCGCGCTCAAGGCCGATCTCGCGAAGATGTACGACACGACGGTGTCCAACACGCAGGCGCTACTCCGTATCCGCGCTCTGCAAGCGCGTGTGCCGAAGTAG
- a CDS encoding S53 family peptidase: protein MVNKHPLPGSERTVEQGSKVVGQCDPAERIEVFVMLRRQQQAQFDALMSKIEAGDPGVKPLSREALARDYGAAPADIAKVKAFAAAHGLTVVRDDPAARSVLLSGTIAQFQDAFAVKLEHYEHHTSGQFRGRTGTISVPDDLHGVVEAVLGLDNRPQARPHFRIRPPFQPARGHQVSFTPPQLASLYHFPQGDGGGQCVGIIELGGGYNTSDLKSYFASLGVASPTVKSVGVDQGSNQPTGDPNGPDGEVTLDIEIVGAIAPGATIAVYFTQNSDAGFIDAVSRAVHDTANKPSVISISWGGPESNWTSQSLQAFNSVLQTAAALGVTVCAASGDSGSSDGALSGDQVDFPASSPYVLACGGTSLTASGTSISHEAVWNDGAQGGATGGGVSHAFPVPTWQKGLSATSSGGGKKALSGRGVPDVAGDASPVTGYSVLIDGTQTVIGGTSAVAPLWAALIARINAAKGQPAGFINPKLYKAKGACNDITQGNNGSFAASAGWDACTGLGSPNGQKVAAAL from the coding sequence ATGGTCAATAAGCACCCGCTGCCAGGCAGTGAGCGAACAGTGGAACAGGGTTCGAAAGTCGTGGGGCAATGCGATCCGGCGGAGCGGATCGAAGTATTCGTCATGTTGCGCCGTCAGCAGCAGGCGCAGTTCGACGCGCTGATGAGCAAGATCGAGGCAGGCGATCCCGGCGTCAAGCCGCTGTCGCGCGAGGCGCTCGCCAGGGATTACGGCGCCGCGCCGGCCGACATCGCCAAGGTCAAGGCCTTTGCGGCCGCGCACGGCTTGACGGTGGTGCGCGACGATCCGGCCGCGCGCTCGGTCCTTCTGAGCGGCACGATTGCCCAGTTCCAGGATGCGTTCGCCGTCAAGCTCGAACATTACGAACACCACACGTCCGGCCAGTTCCGTGGCCGCACCGGCACGATCAGCGTGCCGGACGATCTGCACGGCGTGGTGGAAGCCGTTCTTGGCCTGGACAACCGGCCGCAGGCGCGTCCGCACTTTCGCATCCGGCCGCCGTTCCAGCCGGCCCGCGGTCATCAGGTTTCGTTCACGCCGCCGCAGCTCGCGTCGCTCTACCACTTTCCGCAAGGCGACGGCGGCGGCCAGTGCGTCGGCATCATCGAACTGGGCGGCGGGTATAACACCAGCGACCTCAAGTCCTACTTCGCGAGCCTCGGCGTCGCATCGCCCACGGTGAAATCGGTCGGCGTCGATCAGGGCAGCAATCAGCCGACCGGCGATCCGAACGGGCCGGACGGCGAAGTTACGCTCGACATCGAAATCGTCGGCGCGATCGCGCCCGGCGCGACGATCGCGGTGTATTTCACTCAGAACAGCGACGCCGGCTTCATCGACGCGGTGAGCCGCGCGGTGCACGACACGGCCAACAAGCCGTCGGTGATTTCGATCAGTTGGGGCGGGCCGGAGTCGAACTGGACCAGCCAGTCGTTGCAGGCCTTCAACAGCGTGCTGCAAACGGCAGCGGCCCTCGGCGTGACCGTCTGCGCGGCGTCGGGCGACAGCGGTTCGAGCGACGGCGCGTTGAGCGGCGATCAGGTCGACTTCCCGGCGTCGAGCCCTTACGTGCTGGCCTGCGGCGGCACGAGCCTCACTGCCTCGGGCACCTCGATCTCGCACGAGGCGGTCTGGAACGACGGTGCGCAGGGCGGCGCGACCGGTGGAGGGGTGAGCCACGCCTTCCCGGTGCCGACGTGGCAGAAGGGCTTGTCCGCCACGTCGTCGGGCGGCGGCAAGAAGGCGCTCAGCGGGCGCGGCGTGCCGGACGTGGCCGGCGACGCTTCGCCGGTGACGGGCTACAGTGTATTGATCGACGGAACGCAGACAGTGATCGGCGGCACCAGTGCGGTCGCGCCGCTGTGGGCCGCGCTGATCGCGCGCATCAATGCGGCTAAAGGGCAGCCGGCCGGATTCATCAACCCCAAGCTGTATAAGGCGAAGGGCGCGTGCAACGACATCACGCAAGGCAACAACGGCAGTTTCGCGGCATCCGCAGGTTGGGATGCCTGCACGGGCCTCGGCAGTCCCAATGGTCAGAAGGTGGCGGCCGCACTATAG
- a CDS encoding DMT family transporter, whose protein sequence is MLASFIAAVFVVLWSTGFVVARAITPYADPNLFLLARFGGTALIFALAALIARAAWPSGRDFGKHLVAGALLQGVYLGAGYWAVAQGLSAGVMALLGALQPLATAAVAAPLFGERLSRRGWAGMALGLAGVVLVLEPKLAAATAPTAHGSAPGWLVVLISIAAIGAITAGTLFQKTSLAKADIRSASAVQNFGAALVAAVLALALGEHRWVASPALWGSLAWGIVMLSGISVTLLVWMVRRGDAARATALMFLAPPLAALQGYVGFGETLLPLQVVEFVVALVGVLLARS, encoded by the coding sequence ATGCTCGCTTCCTTCATCGCCGCGGTTTTCGTCGTTTTGTGGTCAACCGGTTTCGTGGTCGCCCGCGCGATCACGCCGTACGCCGATCCCAATCTATTCCTGCTCGCGCGCTTCGGCGGCACGGCGCTGATCTTCGCGCTGGCTGCGCTGATTGCACGCGCCGCGTGGCCGAGCGGCCGCGACTTCGGCAAACATCTGGTGGCCGGCGCGCTACTGCAAGGCGTCTATCTCGGTGCCGGCTACTGGGCCGTCGCGCAGGGCTTGAGCGCCGGCGTGATGGCCTTGCTCGGCGCGCTGCAACCGCTCGCGACGGCCGCCGTCGCGGCGCCGCTCTTCGGCGAGCGGCTGTCGCGGCGTGGCTGGGCCGGCATGGCGCTCGGCCTCGCCGGCGTGGTGCTGGTGCTCGAACCGAAGCTGGCGGCGGCCACCGCACCGACGGCCCACGGCAGCGCGCCCGGTTGGCTGGTCGTGCTGATCTCGATTGCCGCGATCGGCGCGATCACAGCGGGCACGCTGTTTCAGAAGACTTCGCTGGCCAAGGCCGATATTCGCAGTGCGAGCGCGGTGCAGAATTTCGGCGCCGCGCTCGTCGCGGCCGTACTTGCGCTGGCGCTCGGCGAACATCGCTGGGTTGCGTCGCCCGCGTTGTGGGGATCGCTCGCGTGGGGCATCGTGATGCTCTCCGGCATCAGCGTCACGTTGCTGGTGTGGATGGTCAGACGCGGCGACGCGGCGCGCGCAACCGCGCTGATGTTCCTCGCCCCGCCGCTCGCCGCGCTTCAGGGTTATGTGGGGTTCGGCGAGACGCTGTTGCCGTTGCAGGTCGTCGAGTTCGTTGTGGCACTGGTGGGCGTGTTGTTGGCCCGCTCGTGA
- a CDS encoding RNA-binding protein, whose translation MNLIVRNIAESCSEQEVREFLKHELGHYAKNIEVVDAGKPSAYATIELDADVPYVGDVIARQIHGKQLGGQTLEASADLFTDEPPAAE comes from the coding sequence ATGAACCTGATCGTGCGCAATATCGCGGAATCGTGCAGCGAGCAGGAAGTGCGGGAATTCCTCAAGCACGAACTTGGGCATTACGCGAAAAACATCGAGGTGGTCGACGCCGGCAAGCCCAGCGCCTACGCCACGATCGAACTGGACGCCGACGTGCCCTACGTGGGCGATGTGATTGCGCGGCAGATTCACGGCAAGCAGTTGGGCGGGCAGACGCTGGAAGCCAGCGCCGATCTGTTCACCGACGAACCGCCTGCGGCTGAGTGA
- a CDS encoding DUF1289 domain-containing protein: MSIASPCIDICKFDSKTGFCIGCLRTRDECKSWKKMKDKHRRKIIEDRSRREHKLSK; encoded by the coding sequence ATGAGCATCGCGTCACCCTGCATCGACATCTGCAAGTTCGACAGCAAGACTGGCTTCTGCATCGGCTGCCTGCGCACGCGCGATGAATGCAAAAGCTGGAAAAAGATGAAGGACAAGCATCGCAGGAAAATCATCGAGGACCGCTCACGGCGCGAGCATAAGCTGAGCAAGTAA
- a CDS encoding LysE family translocator, which translates to MISAHLLAVYIAALFVVYAVPGPDMALVLQTSIGRGVRSGFAAAGGLGLARATHVTLSACGVAALLRSAPWLYDVVRYGGAAYLAWVGIQIFRLPVFALPDSATAGASAGAIASVESRPLRAAFVKGLLTNLLNPKALLFCSVLLPQFVRPEAGPVALQMVELGLVLLAIGACFDVMYAVGAARIADWMRAHPLAQTLQRWTFSAALIGFALRLSLD; encoded by the coding sequence ATGATTTCCGCGCATCTGCTGGCCGTTTATATCGCAGCGTTATTCGTCGTCTACGCCGTGCCCGGGCCGGACATGGCGCTGGTGCTGCAAACCAGTATCGGTCGTGGCGTGCGCAGTGGTTTCGCGGCTGCCGGCGGCCTGGGCCTCGCGCGCGCGACGCACGTCACGCTCTCGGCATGCGGCGTGGCCGCGCTGTTGCGCAGCGCACCGTGGCTGTACGACGTGGTGCGCTATGGCGGCGCGGCGTACCTCGCGTGGGTGGGCATCCAGATTTTTCGTTTGCCGGTGTTTGCGCTGCCTGATAGCGCGACGGCGGGCGCGAGCGCGGGTGCTATTGCGAGCGTGGAATCGCGGCCGCTGCGGGCTGCGTTTGTCAAAGGCCTGCTGACCAACTTGCTGAACCCGAAAGCGCTGCTGTTCTGTTCAGTGCTGCTGCCGCAGTTCGTGCGTCCGGAGGCGGGGCCGGTGGCCTTGCAGATGGTCGAACTCGGTCTGGTGCTGCTCGCTATCGGCGCCTGTTTCGACGTGATGTACGCGGTCGGCGCCGCGCGGATCGCCGACTGGATGCGGGCCCATCCGCTTGCGCAAACGCTGCAACGCTGGACATTCTCGGCCGCGCTGATCGGCTTCGCGTTGCGGCTCTCGCTGGACTGA
- the nadE gene encoding ammonia-dependent NAD(+) synthetase, whose amino-acid sequence MTQHDPVARQASISKEMHIGAEFDAAHEIERRVAFLANYLRSSGLKTYVLGISGGVDSTTAGRLAQLAVERLRAEHYDARFVAIRLPYGEQKDEADAQQALRFIRADENLAIDIKAAADAMLTALAHSGVLYKDESQQDFVHGNIKARQRMIAQYAVASARAGVVIGTDHAAESVMGFFTKFGDGGADVLPLAGLNKRRVRAVAKALGAPETLAHKVPTADLEMLRPQRPDEDAYGIPYDAIDDFLERKPVSDAARATILRFYDATRHKRALPYTPFDWPAQTSGD is encoded by the coding sequence ATGACGCAACACGATCCGGTTGCACGCCAGGCAAGCATCTCCAAGGAAATGCACATCGGCGCCGAGTTCGACGCAGCGCACGAAATCGAGCGCCGGGTCGCTTTTCTCGCGAATTACCTTCGCAGCAGCGGCCTGAAAACGTATGTGCTCGGGATCAGCGGCGGTGTGGACTCGACCACTGCCGGCCGGCTTGCGCAACTCGCGGTCGAACGGTTGCGCGCCGAACATTACGATGCGCGCTTCGTCGCAATACGACTGCCTTACGGCGAACAGAAAGACGAAGCCGATGCGCAGCAGGCCTTGCGATTCATTCGCGCGGACGAAAATCTCGCCATCGATATCAAAGCCGCCGCCGATGCCATGCTCACCGCGCTCGCACACAGCGGCGTGCTATACAAGGATGAATCGCAACAGGACTTCGTACACGGCAATATCAAGGCACGGCAGCGCATGATCGCGCAGTACGCGGTAGCCAGTGCGCGAGCCGGCGTGGTCATCGGCACGGATCACGCGGCCGAGTCGGTGATGGGCTTCTTCACGAAGTTCGGCGACGGCGGCGCCGATGTGCTGCCGCTCGCCGGGCTCAACAAGCGTCGCGTGCGTGCCGTGGCCAAGGCACTGGGCGCACCGGAAACATTGGCGCACAAGGTGCCGACCGCCGACCTCGAAATGTTGCGTCCGCAACGGCCCGATGAGGATGCCTATGGCATTCCGTACGACGCTATCGACGACTTTCTGGAACGCAAACCCGTGAGCGATGCGGCGCGCGCGACCATCTTGCGTTTTTACGACGCCACGCGTCATAAACGGGCGTTGCCGTACACGCCGTTCGATTGGCCGGCACAGACAAGCGGAGATTGA
- a CDS encoding OsmC family protein yields MAYGEHKYKVSVRWTGNRGSGTSGYRDYGRDHVIAAGNKPEIPGSSDAAFLGDADRWNPEDLLVASASACHKLWYLHLCADAGIAVTAYRDDAEGTMLDDPKQGRFSLIVLRPHVVIRAGGDVELAAHLHHVAHEKCYIANSVNFPILCEPVIEADTH; encoded by the coding sequence ATGGCTTACGGCGAGCACAAATACAAGGTATCGGTGCGGTGGACCGGCAATCGCGGAAGCGGTACTTCGGGGTACCGTGACTACGGGCGCGATCATGTCATTGCCGCGGGCAACAAACCCGAGATTCCAGGTTCATCGGATGCGGCCTTTCTCGGCGACGCCGATCGCTGGAATCCGGAAGATCTGCTGGTCGCCTCGGCCAGCGCCTGCCACAAACTCTGGTATCTGCATCTGTGCGCGGACGCCGGCATCGCGGTCACCGCGTATCGCGACGACGCCGAAGGCACCATGCTCGACGATCCGAAGCAAGGCCGTTTTTCGCTGATCGTTCTGCGCCCGCACGTCGTGATTCGCGCGGGCGGCGATGTCGAACTCGCCGCGCACTTGCATCACGTGGCGCACGAGAAGTGCTATATCGCGAACTCGGTCAATTTTCCGATTCTCTGCGAGCCCGTCATCGAAGCTGACACGCATTGA
- a CDS encoding L,D-transpeptidase has product MNHPNRPGQPVLDRLTFASVNRPRDAVCLSYPLSVRSVARILPSFRRLMRALSAALCALSCGAAIAASAPVAAAAPNPANRPVAAVNASAVAAPDAAGVVDPRRALMLRDVFAQNVTRKLKVPAADQRAYANRLQAALGAHVLGDLSGEYVVLVDRNANMQALFIYFRTAPADTWQMIGASPVSTGRPGEYDHFITPLGVFEHTPANMDFRSEGTQNENHIRGYGKRDMRIFDLGWAQGERGWGKGGMSQMRFQMHATDPDRLESLLGIRHSKGCVRIPASLNSFIDHYGILDAEYESLVESGKSLWVLKSDRQVMPWAGRYIAVVDSARKSRPAWAPAPGGNARAKVPAGADTAD; this is encoded by the coding sequence ATGAACCATCCCAACCGGCCTGGCCAGCCTGTACTGGACCGTCTGACGTTCGCGTCGGTCAATCGTCCGCGCGACGCGGTGTGTTTGTCGTATCCGCTTTCCGTGCGCAGCGTCGCGCGCATATTGCCTTCCTTTCGCCGTTTGATGCGTGCGTTGAGCGCCGCATTGTGCGCGTTGTCATGCGGTGCGGCGATCGCAGCTTCGGCACCCGTTGCCGCAGCTGCGCCGAATCCGGCGAATCGTCCGGTGGCCGCCGTCAATGCGTCCGCTGTCGCAGCGCCTGATGCCGCCGGCGTGGTCGATCCGCGTCGCGCGTTGATGCTGCGGGACGTGTTCGCGCAGAACGTCACGCGCAAGCTGAAAGTGCCGGCCGCGGATCAGCGAGCCTATGCCAATCGGCTGCAAGCCGCGCTCGGCGCGCACGTGCTGGGCGATCTGTCGGGCGAGTATGTCGTGCTGGTCGATCGCAACGCCAACATGCAGGCGCTCTTCATCTATTTTCGCACCGCGCCGGCCGATACCTGGCAGATGATCGGCGCGTCGCCGGTTTCGACGGGGCGGCCGGGCGAGTATGACCACTTCATCACGCCGCTCGGCGTGTTCGAACATACACCCGCCAACATGGATTTCCGTTCGGAAGGCACGCAGAACGAAAACCATATTCGCGGCTACGGCAAGCGCGACATGCGAATTTTCGACCTCGGCTGGGCGCAGGGCGAGCGCGGCTGGGGGAAGGGCGGCATGTCGCAGATGCGGTTCCAGATGCACGCCACCGACCCCGATCGCCTTGAATCGCTGCTCGGCATTCGTCATTCGAAGGGCTGCGTGCGCATTCCCGCGTCGCTCAATTCGTTTATCGACCACTACGGCATTCTCGATGCCGAATATGAGTCGCTCGTTGAGTCGGGTAAATCGCTGTGGGTGTTGAAAAGCGACCGACAGGTGATGCCGTGGGCCGGGCGTTACATCGCCGTCGTGGATTCCGCGCGCAAGAGCCGTCCCGCGTGGGCGCCCGCGCCCGGCGGCAATGCGCGCGCCAAAGTGCCGGCCGGGGCGGACACGGCGGATTGA
- a CDS encoding divalent metal cation transporter — MSTPINVSPPRSAVLDDAHLGDIKGALGTIAHHDTAPRNSWWARVRTLLAILGPGLIVMVGDNDAGAFGTYTQAGQNYGTTLLWTMLLLVPVLFVNQEMVLRLGAVTGVGHARLIFERFGKFWGAFSVVDLFILNALTIVTEFIGITFVLQYFGIPKVAGVCIAAAVTMAAVSTGNFRRFERFAVVLCLMSLLLVPVLLSIHPPAGQMAHDFLIPGWPAHSKLSDVMLLVIGIVGTTVAPWQLFFQQSYIVDKRITPRFMKYEKADLWIGIVFVMIGAVAMISFCAALYAGKPEFGNFTDAGGVIADLERYAGRTPAVLFALALLDACIIGAAAVSLSTAYAIGDVFKIRHSLHRGVSDAKGFYLVYFGIVAAAATLVLIPGSPLGLLTEAVQTLAGVLLPSATVFLLLLCNDRAVLGPWVNSKKLNVFTGAVVWVLVMLSIILTASVMYPDITGEAILEVLAGGTLMAVAGYAATVVVRKLRQESGNAAARESEFRLSKETRDGWRMPPLDELPPPQLTMSKRVWMGVLRGYLIVAVALVIVKVVQMTLLH, encoded by the coding sequence ATGTCCACACCAATCAACGTCTCACCACCGCGCAGCGCCGTTCTCGACGACGCGCACCTTGGCGATATCAAAGGCGCACTCGGCACCATCGCCCATCACGACACCGCTCCGCGCAACAGTTGGTGGGCCCGCGTGCGCACGCTGCTCGCGATTCTCGGCCCCGGCCTGATCGTGATGGTCGGCGATAACGATGCCGGTGCGTTCGGCACCTACACGCAAGCGGGACAGAACTACGGCACGACCTTGCTGTGGACCATGCTGCTGCTCGTGCCCGTGCTGTTCGTCAATCAGGAGATGGTGCTGCGGCTCGGTGCCGTGACCGGCGTCGGTCACGCACGGCTGATCTTCGAGCGCTTCGGCAAGTTCTGGGGCGCCTTCAGCGTCGTCGACCTGTTCATCCTGAACGCGCTTACGATCGTGACCGAGTTCATCGGCATTACGTTCGTGCTGCAGTACTTCGGCATTCCGAAAGTGGCGGGCGTTTGCATTGCCGCGGCGGTGACCATGGCCGCGGTCAGCACGGGCAACTTCCGGCGCTTCGAACGCTTCGCCGTGGTGCTGTGCCTGATGAGTCTGCTACTGGTGCCGGTGCTGCTGTCGATTCACCCGCCGGCCGGCCAGATGGCGCACGATTTCCTGATCCCGGGCTGGCCCGCCCATTCGAAGCTGAGCGACGTGATGCTGCTCGTGATCGGCATTGTCGGCACCACCGTTGCGCCGTGGCAGCTGTTTTTCCAGCAGAGCTACATCGTCGACAAACGCATCACGCCGCGCTTCATGAAGTACGAGAAAGCCGACCTGTGGATCGGTATCGTCTTCGTGATGATCGGCGCCGTGGCCATGATCTCGTTCTGCGCGGCGCTCTACGCGGGCAAGCCGGAATTCGGCAATTTCACGGATGCGGGCGGCGTGATCGCCGACCTCGAAAGATATGCCGGCCGCACGCCCGCCGTGCTCTTCGCTTTGGCGCTGCTCGACGCGTGCATCATCGGCGCGGCGGCGGTGTCGTTGTCCACCGCCTACGCGATCGGCGACGTCTTCAAGATCCGCCACTCGCTGCATCGCGGCGTGTCGGATGCAAAGGGCTTCTATCTCGTCTACTTCGGCATCGTGGCGGCCGCGGCGACACTGGTGCTGATTCCAGGCAGCCCGCTCGGCCTTCTGACGGAAGCGGTGCAGACGCTCGCAGGCGTGCTGCTGCCAAGCGCGACGGTGTTTCTGCTGCTGTTGTGCAACGACCGCGCGGTCCTCGGACCGTGGGTGAACTCGAAGAAGCTCAACGTGTTTACCGGCGCAGTGGTCTGGGTGCTCGTCATGCTATCCATCATTCTCACGGCATCGGTAATGTATCCGGACATTACCGGCGAAGCGATTCTTGAAGTGCTCGCAGGCGGCACGCTGATGGCGGTCGCCGGCTACGCGGCCACCGTCGTGGTCCGCAAGCTGCGCCAGGAGTCCGGGAACGCTGCGGCTCGCGAAAGCGAGTTCAGGTTGTCGAAGGAAACGCGCGATGGCTGGCGCATGCCGCCCCTGGACGAACTGCCGCCGCCGCAATTGACGATGTCCAAGCGAGTCTGGATGGGCGTGCTGCGCGGCTATCTGATCGTGGCAGTCGCGCTGGTGATCGTCAAGGTCGTGCAGATGACGCTGCTGCATTGA
- a CDS encoding Lrp/AsnC family transcriptional regulator, whose protein sequence is MTTELDKTDRAILAALQKDGRMSNARLAEAVGLSETPCARRLKRLEGDGYIDQYRAMLSRSALGFGVVAFVYVRFAVHDRTVATRFEREVQAIPRILACHNVSGSADYILQVVARDLDDYGTFMRDEMRSLPGVTSVESALSLREVKANGGLPLS, encoded by the coding sequence ATGACAACCGAGCTCGATAAAACAGACCGCGCGATCCTCGCCGCGCTGCAGAAAGATGGCCGCATGTCGAATGCGCGTCTGGCCGAAGCGGTCGGCCTGAGCGAAACGCCCTGCGCGCGCCGTCTCAAGCGCCTCGAAGGCGACGGCTACATCGACCAGTACCGCGCGATGCTGTCGCGCTCCGCGCTCGGCTTCGGCGTGGTCGCTTTTGTCTACGTGCGCTTTGCCGTACACGACCGCACGGTGGCGACGCGCTTCGAGCGCGAGGTCCAGGCCATCCCGCGAATCCTGGCGTGTCACAACGTGTCGGGCAGCGCGGATTACATCCTGCAGGTAGTGGCACGCGACCTCGACGACTACGGCACGTTCATGCGCGACGAGATGCGCAGCCTGCCGGGCGTGACATCGGTGGAATCGGCGCTGTCGTTGCGCGAAGTGAAGGCCAACGGCGGCTTGCCGCTGTCCTGA
- a CDS encoding YnfA family protein yields the protein MKTFLLYAVTAVAEIVGCYLPWRWLKEGGSIWLLVPGALSLALFAWLLTLHGTAAGRVYAAYGGVYVAVAIAWLWCVDKVRPTLWDAAGAAFTLAGMAIIAFQPRV from the coding sequence ATGAAAACTTTTCTGCTTTATGCCGTGACCGCCGTTGCTGAAATAGTCGGCTGCTATTTGCCGTGGCGCTGGCTGAAAGAGGGCGGCTCGATCTGGCTGCTGGTGCCGGGTGCGCTCAGCCTCGCGCTGTTCGCCTGGCTGCTGACCCTGCACGGCACCGCCGCAGGCCGCGTGTATGCGGCTTACGGTGGTGTGTACGTGGCGGTGGCGATTGCCTGGCTATGGTGCGTCGACAAGGTGCGGCCCACGCTGTGGGACGCGGCAGGCGCGGCCTTCACGCTGGCCGGCATGGCGATCATCGCGTTCCAGCCGCGCGTTTGA
- a CDS encoding DUF1993 domain-containing protein, whose amino-acid sequence MSISMYQASLPVLIRGLTNLQVILGKAEVHAAEKQIEPSVFTTARLAPDMLPLVRQVYIASDTAKGCAARLAGVEAPKYEDVEQTFEELIARLQKTIDYLKEFNGEQIDGSEERAITLKMRTGPIEFTGLSYLLGFVLPNFYFHVTTAYDILRHNGVELGKLDYLGGIR is encoded by the coding sequence ATGTCAATTTCGATGTATCAAGCATCACTGCCCGTGTTGATCCGCGGCCTGACGAACCTGCAGGTCATCCTGGGCAAAGCCGAAGTGCACGCTGCCGAGAAACAGATCGAGCCTTCGGTGTTCACGACCGCCCGGCTCGCACCGGACATGCTGCCGCTGGTGCGCCAGGTCTATATCGCGAGCGACACCGCGAAGGGCTGCGCCGCCCGTCTCGCCGGCGTCGAAGCGCCGAAATACGAAGACGTCGAACAGACCTTTGAAGAACTGATTGCCCGCCTTCAAAAGACGATTGATTATCTGAAGGAATTCAATGGTGAGCAGATCGACGGCTCGGAAGAACGCGCGATCACGCTGAAGATGCGCACGGGTCCGATCGAGTTCACGGGCCTGTCGTATCTGCTTGGTTTTGTGCTGCCGAACTTCTATTTTCATGTCACGACGGCGTATGACATTCTGCGTCACAACGGCGTCGAACTCGGCAAGCTCGACTATCTCGGCGGCATCAGGTGA